The window TCGAACAGGTCGCGGACGGTGTAGGCCATGCCGCCGCAGAGGCCGTTGGCGGCGTCGCCGATCGGGATCGTCATCCCGCCCGGCAGGTCGATCTCGACGTTGGGTACATGGGGAAAGGCGTTGGGGAAGTGCAGGCCCCGGGTCGACGGGAGGAACCCGGGGACGCGGACGCTGGTCATGCGGTCCTCCGTGCGATGGGCTCGGTTCGCCCCCCGGCCAGAGCATGGCCCGGGACCGGCCTCCGGCCCATGACGGCCGTCACCGCCGGGACGTGCCGTTCGTCACGTCGCGCTCAGTGGGCGGGGCCCGACTCCCAGTTGCGGCCGAAGCGGTCGGGGGTCTCGGCCATGACCTGGGCGGCCAGCTCGTCCGGGTCGCCGTCGCCGAGGCGGTCAAGGACCAGCGCCACCCCGTCGGCGACCAGCGCCCCGGGCGGCACCGAGGCCGCGGCCCAGCGGGCCAGGGCCCGGACGCTGCGGGTCCTGGCCCGCAGGCGGGGCCGCAGCTCGCGGGCGATGGCGTCCTCGAAGCGGTTCATCGGCGGCGACGAGCCTACGCCGGTTGCGTACACTCGGGCCGTGAGCACGATGCGGCCGCCGTGGCGGTTCCGGGGCGAGCCGCTGGCCCTGGAATGGGTCGCCGACGGCTGGCACCTGCGCTTCGTGCAGCCGTACCGGGCGACCAAGGTGTACCGCTGCCCCGGCTGCCAGCAGGAGATCTTCCCCCGCACCCTCCACGTGGTGGTGTGGCCGGAGGGCGAGCCCGCCCAGCGCCGCCACTGGCACAAGGCGTGCTGGGAGCGGCGCTTCGCCGAGCTGCAGCGGACGGCGCGGCGTGGCCGCCCGGCGACGTAGAGTTGGGCGTCCGGGCAACGGGACCCGGGCACCGTCGCAGGATCGGAAAAGGAGCCACCAGTGTCCGTGTCGCAGAGCGCTCTCGGCCGTCCCCGCCGCCTCGTGCTCGCCGACGTGCTGCCAGGCGACCGCGTCCGCGACGCCGTCCTGGTGGCCGGGTTCGCCGCCTTCACCGGCCTGGCCGCCCAGCTCGCCGTCAAGCTGCCGTTCACGCCGGTGCCGATCACCGGGCAGACCTTCGCCGTGCTGCTGGGCGCGGCCGCCCTCGGCTGGCGCCGCGCCCTGGCCGGGATGGTGCTGTACCTGGCCCTCGGGCTGACCCCGTGGGTGCCCTGGTTCGCCGAGGGCAAGGGCGGCACCGACGTGGTCCAGGCGCCCTCGTTCGGCTACGTCGTCGGGTTCCTGGTCGCGGCCGTCCTGGTCGGGTGGCTGGCCGAGCGGGGCTGGGACCGGACCCCGGCGCGCACGGTCGTGACCATGGCCGCCGGCAACCTGGTCATCTACGCCTTCGGGCTGCCCTGGCTGATGGCCACCGTCGACGTCGGCCTGGCCACGGGGCTGGAGCTGGGCGTGACCCCGTTCCTGGCCGGCGACGCCCT of the Actinomycetota bacterium genome contains:
- a CDS encoding biotin transporter BioY — encoded protein: MSQSALGRPRRLVLADVLPGDRVRDAVLVAGFAAFTGLAAQLAVKLPFTPVPITGQTFAVLLGAAALGWRRALAGMVLYLALGLTPWVPWFAEGKGGTDVVQAPSFGYVVGFLVAAVLVGWLAERGWDRTPARTVVTMAAGNLVIYAFGLPWLMATVDVGLATGLELGVTPFLAGDALKILLAAGLLPGAWALVGRDRE
- a CDS encoding ATP/GTP-binding protein, translated to MRPPWRFRGEPLALEWVADGWHLRFVQPYRATKVYRCPGCQQEIFPRTLHVVVWPEGEPAQRRHWHKACWERRFAELQRTARRGRPAT